A single genomic interval of Leptospira stimsonii harbors:
- a CDS encoding acyl-CoA dehydrogenase family protein, which yields MSATKTAVDQATAKKALSISAGVIEDVTKALAVRCSVNGKVSVDKMDANQLVQYQIAWLTAEQKIAEKFVDYAWDSSLGTGDLEQEMAVVFAAETVNHVRSEISSRPAEYGIKSSDLVSRIFNDEINKFLEEAMAIENYNEIAEKIVSKGSFGAYGLDDDHEMFRETFKKFAEDVVMPHAEHVHRHDDIIPEDIIGGLKDMGCFGLCIPESYGGIQPNDKPDNLSMLVVTEELSRGGLGIAGSLITRPEIMSKALLKGGTQAQKDKWLPLLATGEKMAGIMVTEPNYGSDVAGVSVTAKPANGGWVINGVKTWCTFAGYANLLLILCRTEADPSLKHKGLSILLAEKPSFPGHDFSYTQPEGGKIEGKAIGTIGYRGMHSFEVSFDNYFVPAENLLGGEEGRGKGFYFQMEGFAGGRIQTAARAHGVMQAALEAALRYAQERAVFQKPIFEYNLTKYKIARMAVILQASRQYSNHVAKLLDDHKGQMEATLIKFYASKVAEWVTREAMQIHGGMGYAEEYAVSRYFVDARVFSIFEGAEEVMALRVIAKSLMDQYAAG from the coding sequence ATGAGCGCAACCAAGACCGCCGTTGATCAAGCGACCGCGAAAAAAGCTCTTTCCATCTCCGCAGGTGTGATTGAGGACGTTACGAAAGCCCTTGCTGTACGTTGCAGTGTAAACGGAAAAGTTTCCGTTGATAAGATGGACGCGAACCAGCTCGTCCAGTATCAAATCGCATGGCTTACAGCCGAACAAAAGATCGCAGAAAAGTTTGTAGACTATGCTTGGGATTCTTCCTTGGGAACAGGGGATCTCGAACAAGAAATGGCGGTCGTTTTTGCCGCGGAGACCGTGAATCACGTTCGTTCCGAAATCAGTTCTCGTCCCGCTGAATACGGGATCAAATCTTCCGATTTAGTTTCCAGAATTTTTAATGATGAAATCAATAAGTTTCTCGAAGAAGCGATGGCGATCGAGAACTACAATGAGATCGCGGAAAAGATCGTTTCCAAAGGTAGCTTCGGAGCTTACGGTCTGGACGACGATCACGAGATGTTCCGCGAAACGTTTAAGAAGTTTGCGGAAGACGTTGTGATGCCTCATGCGGAACACGTTCATAGACACGACGATATCATTCCTGAAGACATCATCGGCGGACTCAAGGATATGGGATGTTTCGGTCTTTGTATTCCCGAATCCTACGGCGGAATCCAACCGAACGACAAACCGGACAACCTTTCCATGCTCGTCGTTACGGAAGAACTCTCCAGAGGAGGTTTGGGAATCGCAGGTTCCTTGATCACTCGTCCGGAGATCATGTCCAAGGCTCTTTTGAAAGGTGGAACACAAGCTCAGAAAGACAAGTGGCTTCCTCTTCTTGCAACCGGAGAAAAAATGGCGGGGATCATGGTAACGGAACCGAACTACGGATCGGACGTTGCCGGAGTCTCCGTGACCGCTAAACCGGCTAACGGTGGTTGGGTGATCAACGGCGTAAAAACTTGGTGTACGTTTGCGGGTTACGCAAATCTTCTTCTCATTCTTTGCAGAACCGAAGCGGACCCTTCTTTGAAACACAAAGGACTTTCCATTCTTCTCGCGGAAAAACCGAGCTTTCCAGGTCACGATTTTTCTTACACTCAACCGGAAGGCGGAAAGATCGAAGGAAAAGCGATCGGAACGATCGGTTATCGCGGTATGCACTCCTTCGAAGTTTCCTTTGATAATTACTTTGTTCCCGCAGAAAACCTGTTAGGCGGAGAAGAAGGTAGAGGAAAAGGATTCTACTTCCAGATGGAAGGTTTTGCGGGCGGAAGAATTCAGACCGCGGCCCGCGCTCACGGTGTGATGCAAGCCGCTCTGGAAGCCGCTCTTCGTTACGCTCAAGAAAGAGCCGTTTTTCAGAAGCCGATTTTCGAATACAATCTTACCAAGTACAAGATCGCGAGAATGGCCGTGATTCTTCAGGCTTCTCGTCAGTATTCGAATCACGTCGCAAAACTTCTGGACGATCACAAAGGTCAGATGGAAGCGACTCTGATTAAGTTCTATGCTTCCAAAGTTGCGGAGTGGGTGACCAGAGAAGCGATGCAAATTCACGGAGGAATGGGTTATGCGGAAGAATACGCCGTTTCTCGTTACTTCGTGGATGCTCGCGTGTTCTCTATCTTTGAAGGCGCCGAAGAAGTAATGGCACTGAGAGTGATTGCAAAATCTCTAATGGACCAATACGCGGCGGGTTGA
- a CDS encoding DUF2339 domain-containing protein produces the protein MDIEKIKKRLDQLEEEVVSLKKEIATYSSNPTEVETIQLPLQKTSSETKIEKPVEKKRSPEWELFLGGNLLGKAGLFSILLATIWFIKYAFDNRWVNESGRILIGMSIGFGIAFSGLRLNVKGYRILPESVLGTGFSIVYLSLFGAYHYYDLFTLSETFIYLTFLSVFSSGLAYWIRKEILYIFGLIGSVLSPVLISQGENSYQFLFGYLLFLNILHLLISRKSPWIISSFVLLIANFTLYTFWSAENIYQSGFTIPFSFINVSFFLFLYGNFFFFPRSLDRLEESGSVFPNLNSILMLFFQVTNALFFGYSGYYQLNKFYPNLTAHFFLFGALLFAIMIDRYGKKSDLLSPRARDNFETINLCLLLGFTFASLTDFSEGSWLTFSWIMLAGIVSILGVSLKKTSFQFISIGIWFVALFKLYFLNQMEDLDRIFLLNERFALYVLASLFLFATYQIRKSETVFWFERGFIYMGIITLIWGTIIDVHYAVHDEHYRNLGFSYVLAFYASVFLFVGFRYSFKSFRIVGIAVASVLVAKLYFYDIWTMSIIVRIIAGFTLGVGFFLVSLFYQKFKEKLSIAKNFTGLTLILFVIGVSSSLTPLSAEAINTKGYKYYKDIQIPKIEKQKDEEAGFYGKIKLDEDIVRHSGVNDRRIVQNGKTIPFITRNTIEASSEGGESVAKLLFKVKNETGNVYVLKLPKAPAKTHYTSILALGPPEYEVRGTIYLGKNPEDRGTESSFTIYSYQGGEASNQIQFESDEEITYVRIETDSEANFTFPKAIYKPILERVEFKKDIERSDLEFGFNPDTRSTVFYYKNPMKVPIHRVVLHLKEEKYNRNVKVFFKDNSKEFSLLTENSILKKPNIPSETNFVFTDPIASELKFEIFDGDDPSLTVERVEIFILQEEIVFPLEIEEEENPTSQTIRIYYGNPYAQPPEFDFAKTFTETSLQKEVFIKEEKENENFGYSIGEPPVSTWIIRAFFFLGILILAFLTYRIFRTKTVTA, from the coding sequence TTGGATATCGAGAAAATAAAAAAACGTTTAGATCAACTCGAAGAAGAAGTCGTTTCTCTCAAAAAAGAAATCGCGACATATTCCTCCAATCCAACCGAAGTGGAAACGATTCAACTTCCCCTTCAAAAAACTTCTTCCGAAACAAAGATAGAAAAGCCGGTTGAGAAAAAGAGGAGTCCCGAATGGGAACTTTTTTTAGGAGGCAATCTATTAGGAAAAGCAGGATTGTTTTCCATTCTTCTTGCGACGATCTGGTTTATCAAATACGCTTTTGATAACCGCTGGGTCAACGAGTCCGGAAGAATCTTGATCGGTATGTCGATCGGATTCGGAATCGCCTTTTCGGGGCTCAGGCTCAACGTCAAGGGATATCGAATTTTACCCGAATCGGTTTTGGGAACCGGATTTTCGATCGTCTATCTGAGCCTGTTCGGCGCGTATCACTACTACGATCTTTTTACTCTTTCGGAAACGTTTATCTATCTTACTTTTCTGAGCGTCTTTTCTTCCGGACTGGCCTATTGGATCCGTAAAGAAATTCTTTATATTTTCGGATTGATCGGATCCGTATTGTCTCCCGTTCTAATCTCACAAGGCGAGAATTCCTATCAATTCTTATTTGGATATTTACTCTTTTTGAATATTCTGCATTTGTTAATTTCCAGAAAGTCGCCCTGGATCATTTCCTCTTTTGTGCTGTTGATCGCAAACTTCACTCTCTATACCTTCTGGTCAGCGGAAAACATTTACCAAAGCGGTTTCACAATTCCGTTTTCATTTATCAACGTTTCGTTTTTTCTATTTCTCTATGGGAATTTTTTCTTCTTTCCCCGGTCGCTCGATCGGCTGGAAGAATCGGGAAGTGTCTTTCCGAATCTAAATTCTATCTTGATGCTATTTTTCCAGGTGACCAACGCCCTTTTCTTCGGTTATAGCGGATACTATCAATTGAATAAATTTTATCCGAATCTAACGGCGCATTTTTTTCTTTTTGGCGCGCTTCTTTTCGCGATCATGATCGATCGTTACGGAAAAAAATCGGACCTCTTATCGCCTCGTGCCCGGGACAATTTCGAGACGATCAATCTTTGTCTTCTCTTAGGATTTACATTCGCCTCTTTGACCGATTTTTCCGAAGGAAGTTGGCTGACATTTTCCTGGATCATGCTCGCGGGTATTGTCTCGATCTTGGGAGTAAGTTTGAAGAAGACCTCCTTTCAGTTTATTTCGATCGGAATCTGGTTCGTAGCCTTGTTCAAACTCTACTTTCTAAATCAGATGGAAGACTTAGATAGAATCTTTCTTCTCAACGAAAGATTCGCGCTCTATGTCCTTGCTTCTTTATTTCTTTTTGCAACGTATCAAATTCGAAAAAGCGAAACCGTTTTTTGGTTCGAAAGAGGATTCATTTATATGGGAATTATCACTTTAATTTGGGGAACGATAATCGACGTTCACTACGCGGTTCACGACGAACACTATAGAAATTTAGGTTTTTCTTATGTTCTCGCGTTCTACGCTTCGGTCTTTCTTTTTGTAGGATTTCGATATTCTTTCAAATCCTTCCGGATCGTCGGAATCGCAGTCGCGTCCGTCCTGGTCGCAAAATTATATTTTTATGATATTTGGACGATGAGCATCATCGTAAGAATCATCGCGGGTTTTACGCTCGGAGTCGGATTCTTTTTAGTGAGCCTTTTTTATCAGAAATTTAAGGAAAAACTCTCTATCGCAAAAAATTTTACTGGTTTGACGCTGATTCTTTTTGTAATCGGCGTTTCTTCTTCGCTTACACCTCTCTCCGCAGAAGCGATCAACACAAAGGGTTATAAATATTATAAAGACATTCAAATACCGAAGATAGAAAAACAAAAAGACGAAGAAGCAGGTTTCTACGGAAAGATAAAGTTAGACGAAGACATCGTAAGACATTCCGGAGTCAACGACAGGAGGATCGTTCAAAACGGCAAAACGATTCCCTTTATCACTCGGAATACGATCGAAGCATCCAGCGAAGGCGGAGAATCCGTTGCAAAACTTCTTTTTAAAGTTAAGAATGAAACGGGCAACGTCTACGTTTTAAAACTTCCGAAGGCTCCGGCGAAAACTCACTACACTTCGATTCTCGCACTTGGACCTCCGGAATATGAAGTAAGAGGAACTATTTATTTAGGAAAGAATCCGGAAGACCGAGGAACCGAATCGAGTTTTACTATTTACAGCTATCAAGGAGGAGAAGCCTCCAACCAGATTCAATTCGAATCCGATGAAGAAATAACTTACGTTCGTATTGAAACGGATTCGGAAGCAAATTTTACATTTCCAAAGGCGATTTACAAACCGATCCTGGAAAGAGTTGAGTTTAAAAAAGATATAGAAAGATCCGATTTAGAATTCGGTTTCAACCCGGATACAAGATCCACAGTGTTCTATTATAAAAATCCGATGAAAGTTCCGATTCACAGGGTCGTCCTTCACTTAAAGGAGGAAAAATACAATCGAAACGTAAAAGTATTTTTCAAGGACAACTCCAAAGAATTCAGTCTCCTAACCGAGAATAGTATTTTAAAAAAACCGAATATTCCTTCCGAAACGAATTTCGTCTTCACCGATCCGATCGCCTCGGAACTGAAATTTGAAATCTTCGACGGAGACGACCCTTCCCTAACGGTCGAACGTGTGGAAATTTTTATTCTTCAAGAAGAAATCGTATTCCCTTTGGAAATAGAGGAAGAGGAAAATCCTACTTCCCAAACGATCCGAATCTATTACGGAAATCCGTACGCTCAGCCACCCGAGTTCGACTTTGCAAAGACGTTCACGGAAACTTCCCTTCAAAAGGAAGTCTTTATCAAAGAGGAAAAAGAAAACGAGAATTTCGGATATTCGATCGGAGAACCTCCGGTTTCCACATGGATCATCCGAGCTTTTTTCTTTTTAGGAATTCTGATCTTAGCCTTTTTGACTTACAGAATTTTTCGCACGAAGACGGTTACGGCATAA
- a CDS encoding tetratricopeptide repeat protein translates to MVRFRVFVAFILLLILTETLFPQTPPNKDAIKKKDQCVELYNQRQFEKALEACNRAIELNPKDGNAYDLRGWIKVNLYKYEDAIADFNTAIQLDAKNAQAIFNRGYTYYYMNEYKKALTDINESIRLNPEFNRSYLMRGKIGNELQAYEEAIQDLNRCIEVDPNWVEALVERGIVYIKTSKLGEAYQDFDKVVQLDPKNARAFYNRGIILVSVENPEFKKNGCYDLYQAHSLGHEKAIKALDHFCAEFKKK, encoded by the coding sequence ATGGTAAGATTTCGAGTCTTCGTCGCATTCATTTTACTTCTGATTCTCACGGAAACTCTCTTTCCGCAAACTCCTCCCAACAAAGACGCGATCAAAAAGAAGGATCAGTGCGTCGAACTCTACAATCAAAGACAATTCGAAAAAGCTCTCGAAGCTTGTAATAGAGCGATAGAGTTGAACCCGAAGGACGGGAATGCGTATGATCTCAGAGGTTGGATCAAAGTAAATCTCTACAAATATGAGGACGCGATTGCAGATTTTAACACTGCGATCCAATTGGATGCAAAAAACGCGCAGGCGATTTTTAACCGCGGTTATACGTATTATTATATGAACGAATACAAAAAGGCGTTAACGGATATCAACGAATCGATTCGTCTCAACCCCGAGTTCAATCGTTCTTATCTGATGAGAGGAAAGATAGGAAACGAATTACAAGCCTACGAAGAGGCAATTCAAGATTTGAATCGTTGTATCGAAGTCGATCCGAATTGGGTGGAAGCTTTAGTGGAACGTGGAATCGTTTACATCAAGACGAGCAAATTAGGGGAAGCGTATCAAGATTTTGATAAGGTGGTTCAGCTCGATCCGAAGAACGCGAGGGCCTTTTACAACAGAGGAATCATTTTGGTTTCGGTGGAGAATCCGGAATTCAAAAAGAACGGATGTTATGATCTTTATCAGGCGCATTCTCTCGGTCATGAAAAAGCGATCAAGGCCTTGGACCATTTTTGCGCGGAATTTAAGAAGAAGTGA
- a CDS encoding AZOBR_p60025 family cell surface glycopolymer formation protein, which yields MKLETWLQKLDSPLKGLLILTFLYGLVTLALWSRYEWNPSSMVNFGEEFIKKNEAESPSGVVAFKGKEGDLGAGYDGQIFYYYSRSISNLSFEWPIGFDATYRAPRIGYPLLLSVWGIFGKWGNIAGMYILSLSLLYLSYLALRVLLKEKSHWAILYLISPFTLASYSVLVSDTIMVSLIVLAIYFYQKESYIPFYILSGLALVTKEPALFYLFSLGLAALSKKDIKKMLIVGSTLLVPVLWQVYLKYTLPNWTPTRLAVFMIPFEGIFKYLLELAGSFTSGGGLKQIVRSFSKFPLVLQFLTMFLIPLTGSWKKGTFYKIGFSLVILMIAIANHYHFWSEYINTIRLFTFAIPFYLFIKAEDEKIIDRPFLILFFINLVLILARLTVLYKVQDYVIR from the coding sequence ATGAAATTGGAAACCTGGCTTCAAAAACTCGATTCTCCCTTAAAGGGACTTTTGATTCTTACTTTTCTCTACGGACTTGTGACGCTCGCACTCTGGTCTCGTTACGAATGGAATCCTTCTTCGATGGTCAATTTCGGAGAAGAGTTTATCAAGAAGAATGAAGCGGAATCTCCGAGTGGAGTCGTGGCATTCAAAGGAAAAGAAGGCGACCTCGGCGCCGGTTACGACGGACAGATCTTTTACTATTATTCCAGATCGATTTCCAATTTGAGTTTCGAATGGCCGATCGGTTTCGACGCGACTTACAGAGCCCCGAGAATCGGTTATCCTCTGCTTCTTTCCGTCTGGGGAATTTTTGGAAAGTGGGGAAACATCGCGGGAATGTATATTCTCAGTCTTTCGCTTCTTTATCTTTCCTATTTAGCGTTACGCGTCCTTTTAAAAGAAAAATCACACTGGGCGATTTTGTATCTGATTTCCCCTTTTACTTTGGCGAGTTATTCGGTTCTTGTGAGCGATACGATCATGGTTTCCTTGATCGTCCTTGCGATTTATTTTTATCAAAAGGAAAGTTATATTCCTTTTTATATTCTTTCCGGCCTGGCTTTGGTGACTAAAGAGCCCGCGTTATTCTATCTTTTCTCCTTGGGACTCGCGGCATTATCTAAAAAAGACATTAAGAAAATGTTAATCGTCGGTTCAACTTTGCTCGTTCCGGTTCTCTGGCAAGTGTACCTGAAATATACTCTACCGAATTGGACTCCGACGAGGCTCGCGGTCTTTATGATTCCTTTTGAAGGAATTTTTAAATATCTTTTGGAGTTGGCGGGAAGTTTTACGAGCGGAGGAGGGTTGAAACAAATCGTTCGATCTTTTTCCAAATTCCCTCTTGTCCTTCAGTTTCTAACCATGTTTTTGATTCCACTTACGGGATCTTGGAAGAAAGGAACGTTTTACAAAATCGGATTCTCCTTGGTGATCCTGATGATCGCGATTGCGAACCACTACCATTTTTGGTCCGAGTATATCAACACGATCCGTCTTTTTACGTTTGCGATTCCATTCTATCTTTTTATCAAAGCCGAAGACGAGAAGATCATTGATCGACCGTTCTTGATTCTTTTCTTTATAAACTTGGTTTTGATTCTCGCTAGACTGACGGTTCTTTACAAGGTTCAGGACTACGTAATCCGATAA
- a CDS encoding glycosyltransferase family 2 protein, whose translation MKNLVVIPAYNEEETIREVVERALAYSDVLVVDDASKDRTPEILKELIKKNPKKLFTIRHEKNTHIPGGIQDGMKFAVKKKYDSVVTMDAGLSHDPDKLPEFIQADADLVIGSRVTSDGVPLYRKLISFIAAKVMNYCISPGFFDLFGYRLKDCTSGYRKYSKRAFTWIAESKLESIAFDFHMEALSIVAKNRGTISEIGIHYVFSNSSFNRRVLKQAIRFALKLLRRKLGLAG comes from the coding sequence ATGAAAAACCTCGTCGTAATCCCGGCCTACAACGAGGAAGAAACCATCCGAGAAGTCGTAGAGCGCGCTCTCGCTTATTCGGACGTTCTCGTGGTGGACGACGCTTCGAAAGATAGAACACCGGAAATTCTCAAAGAACTCATCAAAAAGAATCCGAAAAAACTTTTTACGATCCGTCACGAGAAGAATACTCACATTCCCGGCGGAATTCAGGACGGGATGAAGTTTGCCGTCAAAAAAAAATACGATTCCGTTGTTACAATGGACGCGGGTCTTTCCCACGACCCGGATAAACTTCCGGAATTCATTCAAGCGGACGCGGACCTCGTGATTGGAAGCCGCGTGACTTCGGACGGTGTTCCACTTTACAGAAAGCTAATATCCTTTATCGCCGCGAAGGTGATGAACTATTGTATCTCCCCCGGGTTCTTCGATCTTTTTGGATATCGTCTGAAAGACTGCACTTCCGGTTATCGAAAGTATTCCAAAAGAGCCTTTACTTGGATCGCAGAATCCAAGTTGGAATCGATCGCCTTCGACTTTCACATGGAAGCTCTTTCCATTGTCGCGAAAAATCGAGGAACGATTTCCGAGATCGGGATTCATTACGTCTTCTCGAATTCTTCTTTCAATCGAAGGGTTTTGAAACAGGCGATTCGATTCGCATTAAAACTTCTCAGAAGAAAATTAGGTCTGGCTGGTTAG
- a CDS encoding NAD-dependent epimerase/dehydratase family protein, producing MAKKVLVTGGCGFLGSHVCELFRKQGWDVISYDSMTKYELKRTGYGTEATREYNWNYLQALGVTMVKGDIRNLEHLLDRTTGCDFIVHTAAQPAMTISWEDPELDMTTNVVGTFNVLEVARKRNIPVVNTSSIHVYGNSINDSLKEGATSYERTPVAIGEEQPVMVGEISPLHASKMSAEHYVRTYVDMYKIKAASFRFTGIYGERQFGGEDHGWVANFAIRSVFGWPLRIFGTGKQARDILYAADGAESYLRWFENPTPGVFNIGGGPDHKISLLECIHMIGDILGKKQEIQFDVERPGDMRYFICDITKAKKFGFNPKFKPKEGVERLIRWIEADKSVFEVKK from the coding sequence ATGGCAAAGAAAGTTTTAGTAACCGGTGGATGCGGATTTTTGGGTTCTCACGTTTGTGAATTGTTTCGTAAACAAGGTTGGGACGTGATCAGCTATGATAGTATGACCAAATACGAATTGAAAAGAACCGGTTACGGCACGGAAGCCACGAGAGAATACAACTGGAACTATTTACAAGCGCTCGGAGTTACGATGGTAAAAGGGGATATCCGAAATCTCGAACATCTTCTCGACCGAACCACCGGTTGCGACTTTATCGTTCACACCGCGGCTCAACCCGCGATGACGATTTCTTGGGAAGATCCCGAGCTGGATATGACGACTAACGTTGTAGGAACTTTTAACGTCCTCGAGGTTGCAAGAAAAAGGAATATCCCCGTAGTCAATACGAGTTCGATTCACGTTTACGGAAACTCGATCAATGATTCCCTAAAAGAAGGAGCGACTTCTTACGAAAGAACTCCCGTCGCAATCGGTGAAGAACAACCGGTGATGGTGGGGGAGATTTCTCCTCTTCACGCTTCAAAGATGAGCGCCGAACACTACGTGAGAACTTACGTGGACATGTATAAAATCAAAGCCGCTTCCTTTCGTTTTACCGGAATCTACGGCGAACGACAGTTTGGTGGAGAGGACCACGGTTGGGTCGCGAATTTTGCGATTCGTTCCGTCTTCGGTTGGCCTTTGAGAATTTTCGGAACCGGAAAACAAGCTCGCGACATTCTCTACGCGGCTGACGGAGCGGAGAGTTATCTTCGTTGGTTTGAAAATCCGACCCCGGGCGTTTTTAATATCGGTGGCGGACCGGATCACAAAATTTCTTTATTAGAATGTATTCATATGATCGGTGACATTCTCGGAAAGAAACAAGAGATTCAATTCGACGTGGAAAGACCCGGAGACATGCGTTACTTTATCTGCGATATCACGAAAGCGAAGAAATTCGGATTCAACCCGAAATTCAAACCGAAAGAAGGCGTGGAAAGATTGATCCGTTGGATCGAAGCAGACAAGTCCGTATTCGAAGTTAAAAAATGA
- a CDS encoding sugar phosphate nucleotidyltransferase has protein sequence MIAAAGKGTRAYPRTTYIPKPLFEFQGKTILERNVELMQTTFKVKKIYVLVGHLKEMVISEIEKIQKNHRNVEIIPSPWTTKGLASDIASLESQIHSPFITILGDEFYFHPDHKKFLNTLQKHPKLIASIGVQKTSLLSRIRKNYSVELKGDRILELVEKPSDPPNDLLGLGSYLFTPAFFEYFKKTPPSPKSGVIEITDVIDFMAKESGKVFATELDVEYFNINSMQDYHHAVYEIRNEEFARFKTTLIIPTKNNERSIADVIVDFRGKVDEILVVDAGSTDKTLEIAKKEKAKILHFDAEGAYDVFGKQIQKGIHSASGDITIIVTPDGSYRSKDYPKLLEYLKDSDMVIGTRTTRQMIEQGSNLLPGVRVVNLILGKLIEVFWWGMEPRFTDAMCSYFAIWKDSYSKIEERLQMEDQRIIPELMMETVRSYMRCIEIPISYYRPIESIKKKIAQEFLSIVRLMVRKKWFGN, from the coding sequence GTGATCGCCGCGGCGGGCAAGGGGACCAGGGCCTATCCTAGGACAACCTACATTCCTAAGCCTTTATTTGAATTTCAGGGAAAGACGATCCTGGAAAGAAATGTGGAACTCATGCAGACCACCTTCAAGGTCAAAAAGATTTATGTCCTCGTCGGACATCTCAAGGAAATGGTCATTTCTGAAATCGAAAAGATTCAGAAAAATCACCGCAACGTAGAAATCATTCCTTCTCCTTGGACGACCAAGGGACTCGCGAGCGATATCGCAAGTTTAGAATCTCAAATCCATTCTCCTTTTATCACGATCTTGGGAGACGAATTTTACTTTCATCCCGATCATAAGAAATTCTTAAATACGCTCCAAAAACATCCGAAGCTCATCGCCTCCATCGGAGTTCAAAAGACTTCTCTTCTTTCTCGGATTCGTAAGAATTATTCCGTGGAACTCAAAGGCGATCGGATTCTTGAACTCGTCGAAAAACCTTCCGATCCTCCGAACGATCTCCTCGGCCTCGGAAGTTATCTCTTTACTCCGGCGTTTTTTGAATACTTTAAAAAAACTCCTCCTTCTCCAAAAAGCGGCGTCATCGAAATCACGGACGTCATCGACTTCATGGCAAAAGAGAGTGGAAAGGTTTTTGCGACCGAGTTGGATGTGGAATACTTCAACATCAATTCCATGCAGGATTACCACCACGCCGTTTACGAAATTCGTAATGAAGAATTCGCCCGTTTTAAAACGACATTGATCATTCCCACAAAAAACAACGAACGTTCCATAGCGGATGTCATCGTCGATTTTAGAGGCAAGGTAGACGAGATCCTCGTAGTCGATGCGGGATCTACGGATAAAACATTAGAAATCGCTAAAAAAGAAAAAGCTAAAATTCTTCACTTCGACGCGGAAGGCGCTTACGACGTTTTCGGAAAACAGATCCAAAAAGGAATTCATTCCGCGTCTGGAGATATTACGATCATCGTAACCCCCGACGGTTCTTATCGTTCCAAAGATTATCCGAAGTTATTGGAATATCTGAAAGATTCCGATATGGTCATCGGAACTCGTACGACTCGGCAGATGATCGAGCAGGGTTCCAATCTTTTGCCGGGAGTCCGTGTCGTAAATCTGATTCTCGGAAAACTCATCGAAGTGTTTTGGTGGGGAATGGAACCGCGTTTTACGGACGCGATGTGTTCTTATTTCGCGATCTGGAAAGATTCCTATTCTAAAATTGAAGAACGACTGCAAATGGAAGATCAGAGAATCATTCCCGAACTCATGATGGAAACGGTAAGGTCGTATATGCGTTGTATCGAAATTCCGATTTCTTATTATCGCCCGATCGAATCGATCAAAAAAAAGATAGCGCAGGAATTCCTCTCTATCGTCCGGCTTATGGTTCGTAAAAAATGGTTCGGCAACTAG
- the mltG gene encoding endolytic transglycosylase MltG produces MNFKKLLIFAGLFVGALLLIAVTTFFVVDELKGGAVGSGQTKLDLLIESGDTPGKIVETLSTHGMIKSSKYFLYLVRFTRSAGKIKQGLYEINDGMDSRKILQVITEGKVKLVNFTIPEGYNNRQIGDLLTSKKLISKRQDFLLAASEPELLREFKIPATSAEGYLFPETYSIPINFPVDKIVRMMIKRFYVRIQKIEKAKNLSPAELHKFIILASVVEREAKRNEERPLMAGVFNNRLKRDMPLESCATIQYLFDKPHSRIFEKDLKIVSPYNTYLNKGFPPGPISNPGFPALEAAFYPKESEYLFFLLKGDGYHYFAKTLKEHLEAKKKYIDVLYD; encoded by the coding sequence ATGAATTTTAAAAAACTTTTGATTTTCGCGGGGCTCTTTGTAGGAGCTCTTCTTCTGATCGCGGTTACGACTTTTTTTGTCGTCGATGAACTCAAGGGAGGAGCCGTAGGTTCCGGCCAAACAAAGTTGGATCTTCTCATCGAATCCGGAGATACTCCGGGAAAAATCGTGGAAACTCTTTCCACTCACGGGATGATCAAGTCCTCGAAATACTTTCTCTATCTCGTTCGTTTTACAAGAAGCGCGGGAAAGATCAAACAAGGTCTCTATGAGATCAACGATGGGATGGATTCTCGAAAGATTCTCCAAGTGATCACGGAAGGAAAGGTAAAACTCGTAAACTTTACGATTCCGGAAGGTTATAACAATCGTCAGATCGGAGATCTTCTTACTTCCAAAAAGCTCATCTCGAAACGTCAGGATTTTTTACTCGCGGCGAGCGAACCCGAACTCTTGAGAGAATTTAAAATTCCGGCAACTTCTGCGGAAGGATATCTATTCCCGGAGACATACAGTATTCCGATCAACTTTCCGGTGGATAAGATCGTAAGAATGATGATCAAACGATTCTACGTAAGAATTCAGAAGATCGAAAAAGCTAAGAATCTTTCTCCAGCAGAACTTCATAAATTTATAATATTGGCTTCCGTCGTCGAAAGAGAAGCGAAGAGAAACGAAGAAAGACCTCTGATGGCGGGAGTTTTTAACAATCGTCTGAAAAGAGACATGCCTCTCGAATCCTGTGCGACGATTCAATATCTTTTTGACAAACCTCACAGTAGAATTTTTGAAAAAGATCTAAAGATCGTTTCTCCTTACAATACCTATTTGAACAAAGGGTTCCCACCGGGTCCGATTTCGAATCCTGGCTTTCCCGCATTAGAAGCGGCTTTTTATCCAAAAGAATCGGAATATCTTTTCTTTCTCTTAAAAGGAGATGGGTATCATTACTTCGCTAAGACCTTGAAAGAACATTTGGAAGCGAAGAAAAAATACATCGATGTTCTTTACGATTGA